A region from the Cannabis sativa cultivar Pink pepper isolate KNU-18-1 chromosome 9, ASM2916894v1, whole genome shotgun sequence genome encodes:
- the LOC115723810 gene encoding uncharacterized protein LOC115723810, giving the protein MSEHWDGRFPVKISESYDMFMLSFGCEGDKIRVLNREPFHFQNHRIVLHTPEIGKNFTSEDLKFTPFWVQVFRLPFLSKTKSLAFALGNIVGEYIDVFEDSLNEGWGPFLRIRVKIDVTKPLKRGRMISLTHVKDKFWVEFRYERLPEYCMECGRIGHPYNKCQIYLEQLDNGEEPALEYQPYIKGSPLPTSSCDRYRTDFSKGDAWPLLTRLAKKSLTAAIPNL; this is encoded by the coding sequence ATGTCTGAGCATTGGGATGGGAGATTTCCTGTAAAAATTTCTGAATCTTATGATATGTTTATGCTCTCTTTCGGATGTGAGGGGGATAAAATCCGAGTCCTGAATCGTGAACCTTTCCACTTCCAAAACCACCGCATTGTTCTGCATACACctgaaattggaaaaaatttTACTTCTGAAGATCTTAAATTTACACCTTTTTGGGTACAAGTCTTCCGCCTTCCTTTTTTGAGTAAAACTAAATCTTTGGCTTTTGCTCTTGGAAATATTGTTGGCGAGTACATTGATGTTTTTGAAGATTCCCTGAATGAAGGTTGGGGGCCGTTTCTGCGTATCCGAGTTAAAATTGATGTCACCAAACCTCTAAAGAGAGGACGAATGATCTCTCTTACTCATGTCAAAGATAAGTTCTGGGTTGAATTTCGATACGAGCGGTTGCCGGAATATTGTATGGAATGTGGGAGAATCGGTCACCCATATAACAAATGCCAGATATATCTTGAGCAATTGGATAATGGAGAAGAACCTGCACTAGAGTATCAGCCGTACATCAAAGGATCTCCTCTGCCAACTTCAAGTTGCGATCGATACAGAACGGATTTTTCCAAAGGGGATGCATGGCCACTTTTGACTCGGCTTGCCAAGAAAAGTCTCACTGCTGCAATTCCTAATCTTTAG